The Candidatus Latescibacterota bacterium sequence GGCCAGCGCCAATCCGTACAGCACCGACTATATCGCATCGATGGACGCTGGCGGGCATTTCGGCCCATCGATATATACTGATGTCGGGCTCGATGCCAAAATCGACAGAGTCGAGGAACAACTCAATAATTTCTTTGTCAATGTAGATAAGAAAAAGTTTTTCCATTCAACCGATCTCGAAGAGAACCTCACCCTTTACTTCGACTTCACTTCCTTCAGCGCGGGAAACGGAAAGCTCCGGACCGAAGTGAATCTGGAGATTCCCGCAGACGAACTCAAATTCAGAAAGAAAAGTCAGGAATACGAATCAAAATTCTCCCTCGCGGTCTCGGTACGGGATATGGAGATGAAGGAAGTCCTGACAGTATCAAACGATGTCGTACTCTCCGTCGATAAGGAAACCAGGAACAAACCCGGGCAGCTTTTTCCCGCCCAATTCATCCTCACCCTCGACCCGGGGTACTATCGCTTCGCCATCGAGATATTTGACAAGAGAACGGGCAAGCGTGGTACATACAGGACAAGCAGTAGCCTGGAAAATATCGGCGGCGAACTGAGTCTCAGCGATATACAGTTCGCCAGCTTTATCGGCCCGGCTGACGGAAACCAGAGCTTCGTAAAAGGAAACCTGAGGGTCGTCCCTCATCCCCTCCATGTGTACAGGAAATCGTCCCCCCTCAAATTCTACTTCGAGATCTACGGGCTGGAGACCGATGAGAAGGATATCGCCTTCTATTCGATCCAATACTCGATCCATCCGAAAGAGAAAAGACGCAAAGGACCTGTATTCGTTGAGATCGAATCAGTCATCAGCTCTGAATTCAACACTTCGGGATACGGGATCGATCAACCGCAGCGACTTGAAATAGCCACCGATGAACTGTGGGAAGGGGCCTTTATTCTGAAGGTAAAAGTGATGGACCGGATAACACGGACATTCACAGAAAGATCGGCCTCCTTCTCGATCCTGGATTGAAGTTTGAACTTCTGTATCTCCTTGACCCTGACGCTTCCTGTCAATGGGCCTCGATCCTTCAATGTTGCCACAGCCCCTTCTCCACCTTCGCTTTTGCTCCCTCCATCCGTACTTAACCCGAACAAAGTGCAAGGGGTTTTACCACCAGCGCTGGTGGTAAATCTCTGACCACCCACGGATTCTTTCTCAAATACCTTCACCGGTGTTACACGATCCCTGATCATTATCGCTGGCTGGTGAAATGATTTGTGAAAGGTCCACGAATGTTTTGTGAAAAGTTTTGTGAACGGTTCATGAAGTAATTTGAAACTCATGAAATAGTTTGAATGCTTGTGCAAATATTTCAAAAACTCATGAAACGAGCCAGATCATCCAAACGCTGGCACGCGAGCTGACTATGACAAAAAAAGTCCCACTTACCATGTTCAAGTGTGGTAGAATGTCACAATGCAGAAAATCCTGATCCATTGCTTTTTCAATAATAATCGTTTCGTGGCTTTCCCCACAGAAACAGGATTAGAAGTTTGCTTCTGAACACCGGGAGGATCACAGTGGGCCGCAACTCGGCATTGGTATTTCTGGTTATCACTTTGTCATTATTATCAACCGACATTTCGGCTCAACTGCCATCAGAATTCGACTGGCGGGATTACGGCAAGGTCACTGATCCCAGATCACAGTATCCTTTTGGTACTTGCTGGGCTCACGCGGCGATCGCTGATATGGAGTCGAAGGTGGCTATACGGGAGAACGTTCTCTATGATTTTTCAGAAAGCAACGTCGTATCTTGCAACCTCAATTTCGGAGGAGCGTTTGCGGGAGGCATAGTGAAAATAGCGGTGAACTACCTCTCGGTATGGGGAACGGTCCTTGAGTCATGCGATCCGTATCTCGGATACCTTCCTGCCATGGTCTGCCGGAACGATACCTGCGATTACTATAAGGTGCTCACCGAGTGGCAGATACTGCCAGCGGACAGGGACGCTATCAAGCAGGCGATCATGGATTATGGCCCCGTACAGGTGAAGGCTGAAACCGATACAGGGTGGAACAGCTACGATGGGACCCGATGTAAAAATGATTGTGAAGATAGTTACTGTCTGGTCAATCACAACATGCTGATCGTTGGATGGGACGACGATCATCATTGCGCTTTTGAAGATGATGGAGTTTGGATAATCAAGAATTCAGCAGGCGTCGCCTGGGGAGATTCCGGTTATGTGTACATATCGTATGGATATAACGGAGTGGAATACAACAGCAGTCTGATTACTGATTACAAGGATTGGAACCCTGATGAAAACGTTTATTTCTGGGACGAGCACGGCTGGACCACCGAGACAGGATATGGTGACGGCATCGACTGGGCAGGAGTCGAGATAGAATCAGCCGGAACGGAGTGGCTGCATGCTGTGAACTTCTGGGCGGTTACGGGCCCCCTGACATACGACCTGTTTATCTATGAGGATAATCTTTCGGGAGCGCCCGTGAACCTTATCATGGGTCCGGTGTCCGGAACAGTCGATAATGCGGGGTTCTATACAGTCGACTTGCCGGAGCTCATTCCCATGACCGCAGGCGATCCGGTGTATATCGTCATGCGGTTTAACGGGTATGGCGCTTCCGCACCGATCCCGATCGATGATACCGGAGCGATGGAGGCCGGGAAAAACTATATCAGCAATAACGGGTCCTCCTGGGAGGCGATCGATTACGCAGGTGTCGCATTAGGCGATATCGGCATCAGGGGCAGGACGACCACTCAGATCGAACGAGGGGATTTCGGATTCTACAATACCTTCTTTCCGTCGTGGGTCCAGGGATATCCAGGGCAGACGATCAGCCAATCTGTCAGGCCGGCAAACTTTGCCACGCTCGTCACGACTCCCTGTAACGGCCCGGATTCCGTCAGCGTACATGCATATGACAGCCAGGGCTGGAGTATGACAGGTGACCCGGCTTTCGGGGCGGGAACATTTCTTGGAGCCGGAGACCTCAGTTTCCAATGGATAAACGTCACTATCCCGTGCTGGGCATCACCGGGGATGATCGATACAGTCTTCATCTATACGACCTACTTCGAAGACGGCCAGTCCCTCGGGGAGCATGTGGACTGTACTGATCCAAACTGGTTCCTTGATGACCCATACTGGTCATCGGACACACTCATTATCGAGGTCGCCGAGCTTACGCAGCCGTTTCACATTGTCGAACAGCCAACGGTCGATATCCCCGTGGGACAGAGACCCGTGTCGGTGAAGTTCGAGATCATAAACGATGACCCATGTTGTGGCTCACCCTACGGTTATATATATACAATAGAAAGCGAGGGGTATATCGGCGAATCGATCGACCAGTATGGTGTGATCGCGGCTGTTTGCGGCGAGGAGACAGGTATTACCTTTGCCGTCCTCGACACCCGTTACGCCGATATATGCGACTACGACTCTTTGACCATGATCGCTATGTACATGGGGGATCTGTCGAAGAGAGACACCTTCGTGCAAGTGGTCCATGCGACCGAGATGACTGGCGATCCCGATCTCCCGGAACTTCCCGAACAGTACACTCTCGAGCAGAACCATCCGAATCCGTTCAACCCGAATACGGAGATCAGGTACTCCCTCCCCGAGGGAGGAAGAGTACTCATCGAGATCTTCGACGTCTCGGGCAGAAGGATCGTAGTGCTGGTCGACGAGCACCAGGAAGCCGGGTACAGGTCGATCGACTGGGACGGCCGCTCCAGCGATGGTTCAAGCGTAGCTAGCGGGATCTACTTCTACCGGATGATCGCGGGAGACTGGATCGCGCGCAGGAAAATGGTGCTTCTCAGGTAGACATATGGAGGATCTTCATGAAACGGATAGCTATATTCGTACTACTCGCAATGACAGTATTTATTTTCTCAGAAGATGTTTCGGCTCAACTGCCGGCCAGGTTCGACTGGCAGGATTATGGAAAGGTCACCATAGCCAAGAACCAGTACCCCTACGGCACCTGCTGGGCCCATGCGGCGATCGCGGATATGGAGTCGAAAGTAGCGATACGGGAAAATATCATCTATGACTTTTCAGAGAGTAACGTTGTAGCCTGTAACCTCAACTTTGGCGGGGCGTTTGCCGGAGGGGTAGTCGAATACGCTATAAACTATCTCTCGGTCTGGGGAACGGTCCTCGAAGCATGTGACCCGTATCCAGGATATCTCCCTGCCATGGTCTGCAGAAATGATACTTGTGCTTACCACAAGGTGATCACTGAGTGGCAGAAACTGCCCGAGGATATGGATGCTATTAAGCAGGCGATCATGGATTACGGCCCTGTTCAGGTCAAAGCTTATACCGATAACGCGTGGAACTATTACGATGGGACCACATGTGTGTGGGACCAAATGGGCGACTGTTATGTCAACCACAACATGCTGATCACTGGATGGGACGACGACATGGACTGCTCTTCTGGAACTGGTGCCTGGATTATCAAGAATTCAGCCGGTTTTATGTGGGGGGATCTTGGGTATGTCTATATATCATATGGATTTAATGGAGTGGAATATAACAGTACACTCATCACCGACTACAAGGACTGGGACCCCGATGAGAGCGTCTACTTCTGGGATGAGCATGGCTGGACCACAGAGACTGGATATGGTGACGGTGTCGACTGGGCAAGAGTCCAGATAGAGTCGTCAGGAGTGGAGTGGCTGCACGCGGTGAACTTCTGGGCTGTGACCGGGCCACTTTCATACGAACTTTACGTCTATGACGACATCATCGGGGGGGCACCGTCAGGTAAACTGGCAGGGCCAGTTTCCGGGACAGTCGATAACGCGGGATTCTATACGATCGACCTGCCGGTATTAGTAACGATGACCCCGGGCGACCCTGTATTCATAGTCATGAAACTCGACGGACATGGGTTCTCCTCTCCAATACCGATCGACGCTACGGGCGCGATGGAGACCGGGAAAAACTATATCAGCGACAACGGGTCCTCATGGGACGCGATCGATGCCGCCGGCGCCTCGGTCGGCGATATCGGCATCAGGGGCAGAACTACCACATCACTGGAACACGGAGATTTCGCGTTCTACGCGACCTTCTCTCCGTCGTGGGTCCAGGGATATCCGGGACAGACGGTCAATGATCTGGTCAGGCCGGCAAACTTCGCCGTACTCTCCTCGACGCCCTGCAACGATGAAGATTCGATCAGTGTACATGGCTACGACAGCCAGGGATGGAATATCGTGGGAGATCCGTCATTCGGAACAGGGCTGACACTTGGCCCCGGCTATACATATATTCAAAATGTAGACATCACTATTCCCTGTGAAGCAGTGCCGGGGACTATCGATACTGTCTGTCTATATACGACATATTTCGATGATGGCGCTTCCCTTGGAGAGCATGTCGACTGTACCGATCCGAACTGGTACCACGACACGCCCTATTGGTCAATGGACACTCTCATTATTGAGGTGGTCGAGAATCCACGACCTCTCCATATAGCTGAGCAATCCACGATCGAGATTCCCGCCGGGCAGAGACCGGTTTCAGTAAGATTCGACATATTTAACGACGACCTGTGTGATAGCCCATGCGACTTCACATATATCGTCGAAAGTGAGGGTCTTGTCGGCCAGGCGATACACCAGACAGGTACGGTCGACGATGTCGATCATGGAAATGCGGGCATGACCTTCGCCGTCCTCGACACCCGTTACGCCGATATATGCGATTACGACTCGCTGACGATGATTGCGTGGAAGACGAGCGATCCGACCAAAAGGGACACATTCGTGCAGGTCGTCCACGTGACCGAGATGACAGGCGATCCTGATCTCCCGGTGCTTCCCGAGCAGTATGCTCTGGAGCAGAACTATCCGAACCCGTTCAATCCGAATACAGAGATAAAGTATTCTCTCCCCGAAGGAGGAAGAGTACTCATAGAGATCTTCGACGTCTCAGGCAGAAGGATAGTGGTGCTTGTCGACGAGTATCAGGAAGCCGGGTTCAGGTCGATCGACTGGGACGGCCGCTCCAGCGATGGTTCGCGCGTATCGAGTGGGATCTACTTCTACAGGATGATCGCGGGAGACTGGTCGTCGCGCAGGAAGATGGTATTGCTCAGATGATGCAGGCCCGGTGATGCAAACCCGCTGATATTGATCCGGGCAACATCCTGCCTGCCGATTTGAGATCAGTCGATTTGAGGTCCGTTGATTCAGGACCATGTCGATTTAAAACCATTCTTGATTCAACTGCGGGTTTGGTATAGTGTTATCGAACCGGCTTTTTTATGGGACAAGACTCTGGAAAGCAGATGATGATGGCTTCAGAAATGACATGGATGCGATCTGCTTCTATTCAAGTGAGAGTGATCTCGCTGGCTGTTGCCATATCCCTTCTAGCAGGAATAACAGCGCCGGTATTCTCTCAGGAGGAGATCTTCACCAAGTGGGAGGAGATCGGGCTGCTCAGGGCGAGAGGCGAATACAAGCAGGCTGTGTCGAGCCTGAGAAAGATCCTCATCGATTATCCCGATGACGGACGGATACAGAGGAGAGCCTGGAATCTACTGGTCCATACGATGTACAAAATGAACAACGAAGAGGAGGCGCTGGCGACAGCCAGACAGGCCCTTGAGCTATACCCCGATCTTTCCGTAAATCCAGCCATACTGCCCGAATGGATGAACGAGACTTACAGTGAGCTTAGAAGCTCGATGTACGGGGCACTCACAGTGACTGGGCCGGAAGGGGCCGAACTCTTTCTCGACAGCGATTCACTCGGCACGGCGCCCTTCAGTATAGACTATCTCAGAACAGGTAATTACAGCCTGACCGCTGAAAAAAATGGCTATCACGCGCGTATAGATACAATCCGCATAGATCCGAGCGAGACCCTGACGTTCGGAATGACGCTTGAGCGAAAGAAAGACAAAAAGTGGTGGCTCTACCGCGTGGGCCCTGTAGTGGTCGCGGGAATAATCGCTATCATCGGTTTTA is a genomic window containing:
- a CDS encoding T9SS type A sorting domain-containing protein; its protein translation is MKRIAIFVLLAMTVFIFSEDVSAQLPARFDWQDYGKVTIAKNQYPYGTCWAHAAIADMESKVAIRENIIYDFSESNVVACNLNFGGAFAGGVVEYAINYLSVWGTVLEACDPYPGYLPAMVCRNDTCAYHKVITEWQKLPEDMDAIKQAIMDYGPVQVKAYTDNAWNYYDGTTCVWDQMGDCYVNHNMLITGWDDDMDCSSGTGAWIIKNSAGFMWGDLGYVYISYGFNGVEYNSTLITDYKDWDPDESVYFWDEHGWTTETGYGDGVDWARVQIESSGVEWLHAVNFWAVTGPLSYELYVYDDIIGGAPSGKLAGPVSGTVDNAGFYTIDLPVLVTMTPGDPVFIVMKLDGHGFSSPIPIDATGAMETGKNYISDNGSSWDAIDAAGASVGDIGIRGRTTTSLEHGDFAFYATFSPSWVQGYPGQTVNDLVRPANFAVLSSTPCNDEDSISVHGYDSQGWNIVGDPSFGTGLTLGPGYTYIQNVDITIPCEAVPGTIDTVCLYTTYFDDGASLGEHVDCTDPNWYHDTPYWSMDTLIIEVVENPRPLHIAEQSTIEIPAGQRPVSVRFDIFNDDLCDSPCDFTYIVESEGLVGQAIHQTGTVDDVDHGNAGMTFAVLDTRYADICDYDSLTMIAWKTSDPTKRDTFVQVVHVTEMTGDPDLPVLPEQYALEQNYPNPFNPNTEIKYSLPEGGRVLIEIFDVSGRRIVVLVDEYQEAGFRSIDWDGRSSDGSRVSSGIYFYRMIAGDWSSRRKMVLLR
- a CDS encoding GWxTD domain-containing protein, producing MRIQSLLAISRLACLILACAFLILPGELRPAGFYGEQRLYDNLTKQEKEEYNSLQYMMNEYQRKQYLSLPDSNERERWAQRFWLELDPTPMTRRNERRVEYRKRVRQAKKMYPMNKPPGWDRRGEALIRFGEPDSKVHVPANLDYWNERMPGEVWSYFKYDMIVAFEDPFLQNEYTWFMESGGISSRQMEEIRRASSAAAASSGAVQTGIASMALDPHDNLSAASANPYSTDYIASMDAGGHFGPSIYTDVGLDAKIDRVEEQLNNFFVNVDKKKFFHSTDLEENLTLYFDFTSFSAGNGKLRTEVNLEIPADELKFRKKSQEYESKFSLAVSVRDMEMKEVLTVSNDVVLSVDKETRNKPGQLFPAQFILTLDPGYYRFAIEIFDKRTGKRGTYRTSSSLENIGGELSLSDIQFASFIGPADGNQSFVKGNLRVVPHPLHVYRKSSPLKFYFEIYGLETDEKDIAFYSIQYSIHPKEKRRKGPVFVEIESVISSEFNTSGYGIDQPQRLEIATDELWEGAFILKVKVMDRITRTFTERSASFSILD
- a CDS encoding PEGA domain-containing protein, whose amino-acid sequence is MMMASEMTWMRSASIQVRVISLAVAISLLAGITAPVFSQEEIFTKWEEIGLLRARGEYKQAVSSLRKILIDYPDDGRIQRRAWNLLVHTMYKMNNEEEALATARQALELYPDLSVNPAILPEWMNETYSELRSSMYGALTVTGPEGAELFLDSDSLGTAPFSIDYLRTGNYSLTAEKNGYHARIDTIRIDPSETLTFGMTLERKKDKKWWLYRVGPVVVAGIIAIIGFTSGSGDDPVVEDPLPDPPDPPAN
- a CDS encoding T9SS type A sorting domain-containing protein, producing the protein MGRNSALVFLVITLSLLSTDISAQLPSEFDWRDYGKVTDPRSQYPFGTCWAHAAIADMESKVAIRENVLYDFSESNVVSCNLNFGGAFAGGIVKIAVNYLSVWGTVLESCDPYLGYLPAMVCRNDTCDYYKVLTEWQILPADRDAIKQAIMDYGPVQVKAETDTGWNSYDGTRCKNDCEDSYCLVNHNMLIVGWDDDHHCAFEDDGVWIIKNSAGVAWGDSGYVYISYGYNGVEYNSSLITDYKDWNPDENVYFWDEHGWTTETGYGDGIDWAGVEIESAGTEWLHAVNFWAVTGPLTYDLFIYEDNLSGAPVNLIMGPVSGTVDNAGFYTVDLPELIPMTAGDPVYIVMRFNGYGASAPIPIDDTGAMEAGKNYISNNGSSWEAIDYAGVALGDIGIRGRTTTQIERGDFGFYNTFFPSWVQGYPGQTISQSVRPANFATLVTTPCNGPDSVSVHAYDSQGWSMTGDPAFGAGTFLGAGDLSFQWINVTIPCWASPGMIDTVFIYTTYFEDGQSLGEHVDCTDPNWFLDDPYWSSDTLIIEVAELTQPFHIVEQPTVDIPVGQRPVSVKFEIINDDPCCGSPYGYIYTIESEGYIGESIDQYGVIAAVCGEETGITFAVLDTRYADICDYDSLTMIAMYMGDLSKRDTFVQVVHATEMTGDPDLPELPEQYTLEQNHPNPFNPNTEIRYSLPEGGRVLIEIFDVSGRRIVVLVDEHQEAGYRSIDWDGRSSDGSSVASGIYFYRMIAGDWIARRKMVLLR